Proteins encoded by one window of Candidatus Omnitrophota bacterium:
- a CDS encoding glycosyltransferase family 2 protein has protein sequence MLSIIIPLYNEEKNIFPLYERLKAVLSFLGKEYEIIFIDDGSEDKSFEVLRELKSKDSCVKIIKFRRNCGQTSALDAGFRNARGETIISMDADLQNDPQDIPRLLEALKNSDVVCGWRKKRRDPFLKKIFSLIANSLRRFVLGDRILDIGCTLRAYRREALERVKLFNGLHRFLPLLIEYEGFKVAQIEVKHHFRFSGKSKYRFSKRLLKPFLDLWAVFWMKKNWIRYEYKIF, from the coding sequence ATGTTATCGATAATTATTCCTCTTTACAACGAAGAAAAAAATATCTTTCCTCTCTATGAGCGGTTAAAAGCGGTGCTTAGTTTTTTAGGGAAGGAATACGAGATTATTTTTATCGACGATGGTTCAGAGGATAAGAGTTTCGAGGTGCTTCGGGAGCTTAAAAGTAAAGACTCTTGTGTTAAAATCATTAAGTTTAGAAGAAACTGCGGCCAGACTTCGGCTTTAGATGCCGGATTTAGAAACGCAAGAGGAGAGACGATTATCAGTATGGATGCAGATTTGCAGAATGACCCCCAAGATATTCCCCGTCTTTTAGAAGCCCTAAAAAATTCTGATGTGGTTTGTGGCTGGAGAAAAAAACGGCGCGACCCGTTTCTAAAGAAAATTTTTTCGCTCATTGCCAATTCCCTAAGAAGATTTGTGCTTGGGGATAGAATCCTTGATATCGGATGCACCTTGAGAGCTTATCGTCGGGAAGCTCTGGAGAGGGTAAAGTTATTTAACGGTTTGCATCGGTTTTTACCGCTACTGATAGAGTATGAAGGTTTTAAAGTTGCTCAGATTGAGGTGAAACACCATTTTCGCTTTTCCGGAAAAAGTAAGTACAGATTCTCCAAGCGCCTGCTTAAACCCTTTCTTGACCTTTGGGCCGTTTTTTGGATGAAAAAGAATTGGATAAGGTATGAATACAAAATTTTTTAA
- a CDS encoding lipid-A-disaccharide synthase N-terminal domain-containing protein → MKLNFWLVLGFVAQFCFFLRFFVQWIVSEKKGRSTVPLAFWYLSLLGGTLLLIYSLYRKDPVFILGQALGLAIYVRNLILIKKEIPNPKS, encoded by the coding sequence ATGAAGCTAAATTTTTGGCTTGTGCTTGGTTTTGTTGCCCAGTTTTGTTTTTTCTTGCGTTTTTTTGTGCAGTGGATTGTTTCCGAAAAAAAAGGAAGAAGCACTGTTCCTCTTGCCTTCTGGTATTTAAGCCTTTTAGGAGGAACATTACTTCTCATCTATTCACTCTATCGTAAAGACCCTGTGTTTATTCTTGGACAGGCGCTCGGGCTTGCGATATATGTGCGCAACCTGATACTAATTAAGAAAGAAATCCCAAACCCGAAATCCTAA